The following is a genomic window from Brachionichthys hirsutus isolate HB-005 chromosome 15, CSIRO-AGI_Bhir_v1, whole genome shotgun sequence.
ttTTGTAATCGACGCAGACGAAATACGACAAGGCCTTTCCGCGACAGGAATTTTCCTTGGGCTTTTTCTTCTGCAGTTTTTATTAATGTCGGTTGACAAACAAAGTTTCTGGcgcattaccgccaccttctGAATAGGAGCGTGaaatgtaacgtagtgtaaaataaaaagctggagTGACAATTTGACATAGACAAATGTATAATGTCTTGTTGTTCTaaatttgctgtttttttaaattatttatttaccaaTAATTATATATCTATCGATAAGaattatatctatctatctgttgAACGTTTTCGCTTTTGAGTTTGGCTCGACTGTCCCTCGTCGCTTTCCGTCGTATCGCACAAACCTTCGCCTTGCTTAAAAATGGCTGAAGCTCCTTCACGGCCCGGCCGTTTCTTCTGCCACCGGTGTTCGGCAGAGATCAGTCCGCGTTTGCCGGTAAGGACACGAGAGACACGCCAGCCGACTTTGAGAAggatacattttttattttttttcggcTGTATGAAGTTTTGTTGATCGTGAACACAGTCGTGTCGACGAACTGCAACGGTTTGGCTACGGCAGCTAGCGAACCCCATAGACGCCAACGGCCAAAGCTAGCTTTTACTGAAAACATTGAATTAGGGTCCGTTTAGATCTACCTATTTTCAAGGCACCGGTGTTTGTTAGTGTATCCTAGACGTACACTGACGTGGTTTTTCGTTGTAGGACTACGCCTGCCCCCGCTGTGAATCGGGCTTCATTGAGGAACTGCCTGACCAACAATGGTATGGATAATTATTCTTGTAAGTTAATGTTTGAATTTCCGCCTCTTTTACTGTCCACTGTGTTCACGCAGCACCGATGGGTCCACATCCACGGCCTCCACCAGCAATCAGAGCCGCCCAGCCTCTCGGGTCAGTGTCATTTGTGAAATCCAACGGATCCAGGAAACTATTTCACACCCATCTATACCTTTTTGATCTGAGAttgcctcctcctctgtttgtctGATTAATAGGACATGCGTCACCATCGGCGATTCCCCTTCCCCTCCGAGTACTTTAGACTGTTCACCCCTGGAATCGTTGCTGAGACCTCGGACCGAACGCCGCTGCCCGCCGACAACAACAACCAAGAGGCAGAGAACAGGTGGGAACAGGAAAGGGCGTCACGGCAGCGGTCCCGCCTGAGGCAGCCGCGGGGTCCTGTGCTGCGCCGTGACGGGGTACCCACGTTAGAGGGGTGAGACGTTTTTCAGCAGTGGAAGTGAGAGACtgttaggtttttttttgtgaaacacAAAGAGGATAACAGGTGAAGAAGAAACGTATTCACGTGCTTCAAATATTAACGGGcaatatttgcttttaaatgttgACTCGATGTAATCGGATACGTCGACAACAAATAATGAACTTTTGCTAAGCTAGCACGTCCGAGGAGAAAAGGGGCGGTGTGATTTTTCAGAGTATTATCATCACGTGTTAAGTAATAATATATTTGGATGATATGAAGCAAAGACAAATTGCAGATGTTGGTTGTAGATCATGCTTTTGTAATTGTTATATTTGTGATTGTGGCTTTTTCAGAATTATCCAGCAGCTAGTTAACGGATTGATTGCTCCCACAGCCGTGACGAATATGGGAGTGACGCCATGGTGAGAATGAGAAATGGTTTCATATCACTAGGCGAAGcttattgtgttgttgtttttgttcattacATTCTTGTTTACAGGGGTGTAATACATTCCAGTCCAATGAACTATGCCTGGGGTAACAACGGTATTGATGTGATCATCACTCGGGTAAAAGACGAGACTCTCTTAGCAATAAACACATGAATACACATCAGATGGTCTCGTAGCGATTTAACAATGGTTTTGTTCTCTCTCCTCTTGTAGCTGTTGAACCAATTTGAAAACTCtggtcctcctcctgcagaaagTGGACAGATAAAGGCTTTACCCTTTACCTCCATCACAGAGGAACACGTGGGTGAGCCCTTATCTCTGTTATTCTCTCACTTAGTTACTTTCTCATCGcttcttgtatttgttttaaattacagTTAAATATCTCATCGAAAATGGGCCCTGTAACACAAACGGTGTTCTCTTTTTAGTCTGATGGCGTCTGACAGTCGGCTCCCTCTGGGAGGAGATGACATATTCTCCAGTGAATGTTTGAAACTCGCATGAACGGcattggtttttgttttgttttgttttgtgtagaCATTTTACCCCACTTTGTGTGTGAGCAGGCGCTGGTTTAGAGTGTCCCGTGTGCAAAGAAGACTTCCGTGAGGACGAGCGCGTTCGACAGCTGCCGTGCAATCACCTGTTCCATAATGACTGTATAGTGCCGTGGCTGGAACGGGTACGTGCATCGATTATAACGTGTGATTGCTGCCAGCTCAGCTTCGACTCTTACTTGTTGAAATCAGAGTTTTTTACGCGACGGCTGATCCTCACTTAaacgttccgaagaccccgtcgaCATTTTCTGTGGtcaaatgtgtatatatatatatatatatatttttttatacttATAGGCCATTTATTATCTACATACGTGAGGACCCATCTACAGTCTCATTTGTCCTTGTTTCCAACAGCACGACACGTGTCCCGTGTGCAGGATGAGTCTCAGTGGACAGAACACAGCCACAGACTCACAAGAGTTATCAGGATTGAACTTTTCTTCCTCTGCCAACTTGCCCAGCAATGAAAATGCTGCCAGGCACTTATAATGCCAATAAACtatattctgattctgataagaTTATCATCGCACACATTTCAAATCCTCACAACGCGTGTCAAACGAGACCCGACGGCTCCTCTCCACCGCAGCGACCAGGACGGCGCCTGTCTCTGTACGAGAGCGGATGAAAGGCATCAAAGCGAACACTGAATCTGTTGCAGATGGTTTAGTCATCATTCCTCCCTCTGTGCAGAACAGATGCTGGGACCAGCTTCTGCGGCTATTGTTGCAGAgtctttgagggggggggggggagccgggAAATGTTGAATGGAGGATCCTTTGAAAGGCTCTTAATAACAGTTATGAATGGATTTTAAGCAGAACCGGAATAAAGTATGAGCCGGAGTGATTTTTGATGGAgacatatttttttaccttACGCTTGggccacatttttttttatttaaaagacaGGTGTACTCTTTTTTAAAATGAGTTCTGCAAAGTGCATAGACAGAATTCATTTTGAACTGTCTGGTGTAAAACTACAGCCTAGAAAGAAAACAATGTGTGCaacagatttgtatttatttgcgcATTTTGactgtatattttttattttgcagagaaTTGTTGAATATGTATTTGGGTAAActactgaaataaaatgttttcacattttgtttgttttgtgtatcTTGATAAAGTGAAGCTCCGCGCACACATATTACTAAAAAGAAGACTCAAATGAACTCATTTAACATGACGCAAACTGGGCAATGTCATGGAAATGCTGTAAATACCAAATCTTACATCTAAGCAGCTAATTCCTTTAAaaagtattcattcatttccattaAAAAGCAGcgtctgttaaaaaaaatgtgccctttcaaaataaacctACCGCCGACGTGCGACGCCAGATAGTGACTTTCTCTTCCACACCTGCTGCACTTCCCCTGAATGCCCGCTAGGTCGCGCTAAGCACCGACTATGCATGACGTACAGGGGAGGGGGTTGTCATTGAAAACACCTTCTGAAACACATGACATCATTCATCTGATCCTATATTAACATATTACAATCAACCGTTTGACGTCACCCTAATCTTCGTCGACATAATTTATTCCCGTGGGATTATCTGGACGGAGTTCCCGCAATTTTAAGCATCGGATCCGGATCCCAGGCCTCATCATGCAGGAGCAGCTTGAACTAATGGTTCCATGACGTCCGACGCAGTCAAAGGTCTCCATTAGTCTGACGTTCGGGCTTCGCTGACGATGACTGGTGAAAGTAAAGGCGCGGTAGTTTGCAAAGAAGTCACGTCCAcccctccctctgcccccccctccccccatcacgcgtcttctcctcctctccgcgtctccctccatctctgatTGGGATTTTCTCCTCCAAAGATAATTGGAGGCAAACATTTTTTGGTGTATGCTCAATGTCATGGACAGAAATGAAGGTTCACCGGCGTCTACTTCCACCGTGGAAAGCAAGGCggcgggcggcggcggcagcgcgCACAAGGCTGACGCCACCAGATGCACGAGACGCAACAGCGGCCAGAACTGTCTGGACCCCGGTTCTCCCGACGCGCGGGGCGACGTCGTGATGGATGAAGCGGAGGACGGAGAAGAGGAGTCCAAGTTTCAGCATCCGCGATTGCGCCGAGCCGGGGGGAGcggcagcggaggaggaggaggaggaggaggaggaggaggcggcagtATCAGGATGAAGAACTTTACGCCAGGAGGGGGAGCCGCGTCCTCTGGTTCCGGGAGAAACTCCAACAAGGAGCCCTGCCACACTCGCACGGAGGACGCGTCCGCCGCCGCACGGCCCTCTGCTGCCCCCAAAGCCAACGAGACCCAGAGCGCACGGTGTCCCGACGATGCTGCCCCGCGCTGCGAGCCCAGCAGAGCATCTGGGGCGGAGGCGTCGGACTCGGAGGCTTTAAACGCGGCCGCAGGTGATGGTTGCAACAGCGTCGCTTCGATTTCCAGCATGAAATGCAACAAAAACGGAGAATGCAGGAGGGACTCCGGTACCGGGAGCCTGCGCTCAATCATCTCCaagcaggagaagcagacggGAGGGTCGGGCAGGGCCGAGGACGGTGGACACGCCAAACGAGGCGCCTGTAACTCGACCAGCGCCAGCATGGACGGCTCCATCACGCCAGGTGGTTCCCTGACCGGGGGGTACGGAGGAGAGAGCGGCGCGACCCCGGTGTCCGGCGGCGTCTCCGAGAAGAAGGACTCCAAGGTGTCCTTCTCCAACGCACCGAGCAGGAAAGCCTCGTCCTCGCTGCTCGGCCCGAGTCAAACCcaaagccagcagcagcagcccaggAACTCTGTCACTTTCCAGAAGACGGAGGATGGAGCGCAAATCGTGCCCGCCGAGGACGCGGAGCCCCCGGGAAGCCAAGCCAGCTTCATGCAGCGGCAGTTTAGTAGTATGCTGCAGCCTGGAGTTAACAAATTCTCTTTACGCATGTACGGGAGTCAAAAGGCAGTGGAAAGAGAACAGGAGAGGGTCAAATCGGCTGGGAATTGGATTATCCACCCTTACAGTGATTTCAGGTAAGAGCAGGGGCGCACGTTGAAAGtcacgagcccccccccccgtttataGATAGATTCTCATTGGCATCTACAACTCGCTTCGTGAGTACTCCATGGGAATTAACGCAAGCACGGCTGCTGCTAAACCTTTATGATTCAACCTGCAGAGATATTAACACTTTACGTGCCGCCCAATTCCCCACACAAACAACCTGTTGTCGGTCTAAAAGCGTCCCTTCAAGGCTATAAACAAATCCTTATATATATGCCGGTCTTTGTGCGTGTCATGCGGGATGCTCAACGAGCCCGGCCTGCTAACACATTTCGACTTTCCGTTTGCGGGGCGCGCACGTTTATAGCAAAGAGAACATCGCTCCGAAGCTAAGCCGcgctcctttaaaaaaaaaaaaaggcattgtCTTCCAGCGAGCTGGTTTAATATAGGAAAGGGCATATATGGGCTTAGCCTGCGCGGACAGGATGGCGGCTTATGTGCGCGCGACGGACTCAGTAATGGAATGTCACCTTGAGCCAATGTGTGTGCGGGAAACCTCAAGCATGCTCGCTGGAGACGTGTCCGCCTGCTCGCTCCCACAGATCCCGCATTTTAATGACGGATGCGCCCTGTTTATCACCGACCTGCACCCGCAGCTCAGCTGGATGATCAGCGCGGCagctaatggggggggggggggttgaatttGAGAGAGAAAAATCCCCCTCCTGCACGGTCTCGTGTTTTCAGCACCTGCGACGAGCGGACAGCTCCATGTCTCAAGCGCGGGTGCGCTCTCGCTCCGGACACCCGCGCGCTCCCGCTGCGCCGTTCACGTTCTGGCCCCGCATCCGAGACAACTAAATGCTCAACCTGatttgattagatttttttttttttttttttttgaccagtTGGAGACTTTTCTTAACCGAACTCCCACAGGGAGCTGACCCAACAACGTTCTTAATCAGGCTGCCATAGCGCGTTAAAGCAGTAAAGTTgggccaataataataataataatcgggGCTGATGCCGTAAACTGTAGGATCAGGGCTTGTTGCATAAGTCGCAGGGCAATGACTCAGCGCTGCACCTGTCCTGCAGAGCCTTCTCTGATAAGACAGCTTCACATCTGGAAGGCTGACGAGACGGGCGCTGCTTTAAATAGAGGAAGACTATGATATTTCAGGTTAGTCTGTAGCTCACAAGTTACTACATTTGTCACCTTCAAATAAAGCTCAGTTtgtgagatagatagataaatagatagatagatagatagatagatagatagatggatataaGCATAAAACAGTTTGCAAAGAAAGTAgctcaaaataaacaataaactaaatgaaagaaaatggatagagttcctcttcctgccctgGAGACGGCAGAGCAGCATCAGTCTGTAAGAGAAATAGCTTCGCTGCCTGTTCAGCAGGTGGTAAACAGGGTGGTCAGGACTGTCCATAAAGGATGCCAGCACGTGCTGCACTTATTCTAACACAACTAGTTGAAGGGTGTTAAGCCATCGCCCACTCAGCTTTTGTATAAAATCACCCACATCACTCTGTAACCGCAGTTTAAGGATTTGTGACGGTGAACAATTCAAATCTGCTGGATCCAGATTGCAATTTGCATCTGTATCCAAATTGGGCCAACGCTGACAGATCCGACGCTAAATGTCCTGATTTGATGAATTAAGATCCATGCATTATTATTACGGAGGTTTAAAAACAAAGCGAAGATGAATTATCTCCTAAAATCTAACAAGGTCTCTTTTCTAGCCAAAGGCCTCCTGTAAAATCCTgaaacccaaacaaacaaacaaacagacagacagacacagatgaAAACCAAACCTCACCGGCATGCAGAGGTAATATTATGCACAGAGTGTTGAAACAGAGCTTGCTTCGCTCTTATAGCTCTTATTTATTAAACTacactaaaatgtaataaagcaTAAAATCCAAATTTAATGTCTTATGAATAAATGGAGAAAGGGCTTCTGTTTAATTGTCATGGTCCATTAATCCTTAACTGGATCCTCCTCATTGTTCTCCCCGTGCAGGCGGGCTAAGTGTATCGCCTGCTTTTTGTTTCCACGTCTCCATCCCTGAATTAGAAACTCTCTTGTGCCTATTGGCTTTCTGCGACAACTCACGTTTCTTATCTGACTCTATTTCTGTCCCCTCTCCCTTTTTATTCCCCTCCTATGCCCATGTTAACACACTGTCCCACAACACActacaactacacacacacacacacacacacacacacgcccgcTA
Proteins encoded in this region:
- the LOC137904948 gene encoding E3 ubiquitin-protein ligase RNF126-like isoform X1, with the translated sequence MAEAPSRPGRFFCHRCSAEISPRLPDYACPRCESGFIEELPDQQCTDGSTSTASTSNQSRPASRDMRHHRRFPFPSEYFRLFTPGIVAETSDRTPLPADNNNQEAENRWEQERASRQRSRLRQPRGPVLRRDGVPTLEGIIQQLVNGLIAPTAVTNMGVTPWGVIHSSPMNYAWGNNGIDVIITRLLNQFENSGPPPAESGQIKALPFTSITEEHVGAGLECPVCKEDFREDERVRQLPCNHLFHNDCIVPWLERHDTCPVCRMSLSGQNTATDSQELSGLNFSSSANLPSNENAARHL
- the LOC137904948 gene encoding E3 ubiquitin-protein ligase RNF126-like isoform X2, giving the protein MAEAPSRPGRFFCHRCSAEISPRLPDYACPRCESGFIEELPDQQCTDGSTSTASTSNQSRPASRDMRHHRRFPFPSEYFRLFTPGIVAETSDRTPLPADNNNQEAENRIIQQLVNGLIAPTAVTNMGVTPWGVIHSSPMNYAWGNNGIDVIITRLLNQFENSGPPPAESGQIKALPFTSITEEHVGAGLECPVCKEDFREDERVRQLPCNHLFHNDCIVPWLERHDTCPVCRMSLSGQNTATDSQELSGLNFSSSANLPSNENAARHL